The nucleotide sequence GAATTTGCTCTGCCGCAGTGCCCTAGCCGCAGTGCCGGAGAACGGCGCGGTCCCCCAGACGATCACCGCCTCCGGATCGCGGTTGGTCACCTTCCGCACCGCCGGGCGGTAGTCGGCGTTCTCGGCGCGGGGCAGCCGGGCCACCTTGACGAGGTCGACGTCCACCGCCTTCAGGGCCGCTGTGAGGGCCCGTACGCCCGAATCGCCGTGCGGCCCAGGCGTCGCCACCAGACCGACCCGTTCGAAGCCCTGTGAGCTGATCAGCCGGGCCAGCGCCCGCGCCACGTCCCGGGCGTCCGGCGTGAGTTTGAAGATGTACGTCCGCTGCGCCAGCGGCACGGTGAGGTTGTCGGCTGCGGCGAAGGAGACGAACGGCACCTGCTGCTGCTGCGCGATCGGGACGATCGCCAGGGACGTCTCGGCGAAGCAGCCGCCGATCAGCGCGTGCACGTTCTCCCGGGTGGCCAGTTCCGTCGCGTGCTGGGCGGCGAGCCGGGGCTCGCTGGCGTTGTCCCGGATCACCAGCCGGAGGTTGCGACGCAGGTTGCCGACCGGCACGCCCTGCTCGTTGAACTTGTCAACGGTGATCTTCAGGGCCCGTTCCTGGAGTACGCCGAGGACCCGGCCGGGGCCGGTGAGTTCGAGGCTGGCGCCGACGACGAGTTCCCGGGAACCGGGCCCGGGCGGCCCGACCGGCCCCTCGTCGTTCGTTCCACAGGCGGCGAGCAGGCTGGTGGCGGTCGCCGCCAGCAGGCCTCGCCGGCTCAGGGTCCACGCCTCGACTGCCGGTCCGGCCATCGTTGCCACCCTCCATGCGCTGGTCGTAGGTGTCGCCCACGGTCCCGGGGTATGTTGGCTGCCCCTCCCCGGCACCGTCAACTCTGCACACTGTGGCGAGAAACACCAGGTCGACGTAGGGATGGGCCTGACTGGCCAGTCAGTCGAGGGTTCCTGACCGGACAGACCGGCCGGCGCTGTCGAGCGGCCGGTGCGCGGACGCGGAGGGTGCCCGAGCGAGTACGCACAGCCCGGCCCGGGAACCGCCGTCGCCAGCAGCCGTAGCGTCGGCCTGCGCAGACGTGGAAGACCCACACCAGCCGTCGGACGAGCACGGGCTTTGGTGTGGGTCCTCGATGTGCCGGCGGATCGGATCGGTCAGGAACGGTAGCTGGCGGAGCGGTACTCGTAGTCGCGGTTGTCGGCCCGCTCGTCCGGGTCCCGGCTGAAGTCCCAGCCTCCGGCGGCCTCCCGGCCCGGCCGGCCACCCACGGCGTAGCCGCCGATCTCCTGGCCGCGCCGCCAGCCCCGGAAGTACCCGGTGGTGTGCTCGGCGATCCTGGCCGCGTCGCGGACGATCCGCAGCGGGCGCTCGTCCCGCAGCGGCGAGCCGGGCACCAGGTTGGCCTGCGGCACCCGCTTGGGCAGCCCGGCGGTGGTCGAGGCGCCGACCGAGGGCCGGGCCGCCTGCTCGGCGGCCCGCCAACCGCTGTCGGCGGTCGACGACCACTCCACCTCGGCCTCTTCGGGGTGGCCGGTGAACCAGGCGGACCGGGCCGCCGCGAAGATCAGCAGGTCGCCGTCGCCCTCGTCGGCTACCGGCGGCGCGCTCGGCTCGGCGGTGGCCCGGCGGGGCAGGCCCGAACCGGCCTGTGCCGTCGGCTCGTCCCGGTCCACCAGACGCAGCGGCGGATTGTCGGTGGGCAGCCCGTTGTGCAGGGTGCGGTCCGCCAGCGGCGGCGGCTCGACCAGGCGCAGCGTGGGCGGCTCCGGCGGCAGGTCGTCCGCCTGCCACGGCGGGGTGACCCGCCCGTCGGCGGGCGCCGCGCTGACCGGGGCGTCCCGCTGCTCGGACTGGCCGCCCGGGTAGGCCCGGTAGCCAGACCCGCCGGCCCGGTCGTCCTGCTCGTCACCCGGGTTCACCAGCGGCCAGTTCGCCCGGGAACCGGGCGGTGCCGGTGGCTCGGGCCGAGTCGCCGGCACCGAGACCGTCAGTCCGGCGGCGGAGATCGTGCCCGGACGCGCCGCGCTCTCCCCGTTGGTCTTCGGTCGGGGGGTGATCGGCGTCGGGCGCCGCTCGCTGCGGGCGCTGTTGATGGCGGCCGTGGTCAGGGTGGCCCGGAACGGCTCGCCGGCCTCGGCCGGCGGGATGGCCCCGCGCTGCGCCGGCATCGGAGTCATCCCCGGAGGCGGCGGCGGCGCCGAGACCGGCCGGTTCGCCAACGTGTCGGCATGGTAGGCCGGTGGCGCCGAGGAGGGCGGAGCCGTGCGCGGCTCGCGGGGCGGCCCGGAGACCGGCACGACGGGCATGGAGAGCGTGGCCGCCGGTGACAGCGGTGGCGCGGCGGAGGGAGTGACCGGCTGCGGCGCCATCGGCGGCGGTGCGACTGGCGCCGGCGCGACCGGCGGCGGTCCCATCGGCTGCGGGCGGGCGGGCGGGCTGCTCGCCGCCGGCTGGTGCCGGTTGCGCCGTCCCGAGCTGGGCAGCGGCTCCCGCGTCGGACCGGGCAGCCCGGCGCCGACCTGCGAGGCAGCCTCACCAGCGCTGCGCCGGCCGGCCCGACGGACCGGCTCCGGGGTGCTGACCCGGGCGGTGAGGGTGGCGACGAGGGCGTCACAGCCGGCGTCGCAGGCGCGTACCGCCGCGACGGCCTGGCGTACGGTCTCCGCCGCCGCTGAGGTGAGGGCCTTGTTGGCGGCCCCCCGCCGAGGTGTCTCCGCGATGGCGACCCGGAGCGCGGTGACCGCCTCGGTGATCACGTCGGCCTCGGCGACGCCGTCCGCGGCGAGGTGCGCGGCGATGGCGTCGGTGGCGACCGAGGTGTCCCGGCCGCGTGCGGCGGTGCCGCTGAGCATGCCCGGCTCGGGCAGGGCGTCGAGCACGGCCAGCGAAACCGGCTCGGCCGGGTCCGGATACGCCCGCAGCGCGGCCGGGTAGAGCTCGCGCAGCACCTCGCGCAGGGCCACGGCGGCGGCGTGCCGCCCGTTGGCGAGCGCGGCGTGCGCGGCGAGCACCGGCTTGAACCCGGCGAGTTCGCGCGGTGCCGGGAGGGTGGCCGCGGAGAGCGCACCGGCCTGCAACGCCCGGGCGAGCCCGACAGCCCGCCGCTCGGCCGGGGCGGAGTCCCGCTCCTCGGCCGACTCGTCGTCGGCGAACCGTTCGGCGAAGTCGTCGACGGAGTCGTCGTCGGCGATGACCAGGGGACGTCCGGCCGCGCTGAGCAACGAGGTGACCATGTGGTCGTCGCTGTCCGCCGCGACAGCCGCGCCGCTCGGTCCGCTGCTCCGCTCGACGAGTACCGCGCCGAGCTGGGCGTAGCCAGCCGGGTCGTCGGTGATTTCGCAGACATGGAGCAGTCTGCCTGCGTCGTCGACCACCGCGGAGGTCAGCGTCGCGCCGGCCGAAGTCGGCCGGCCCGTCGTATCCGCAGAGGCCAGACCGCAGTACACCCGCACGAGCGCCACGGCGTCGTCCTCCTCCCGAGACACAAGTGGTGTGCCAAAGACTGATGCTCCCTGGTAAGGGGTCAGTCGCGCCAGTCCACGGCGGCAGAGATCTTGCCGATAATCGTGCGCCACCCGAGACTTGCGGTTTGTGCCCCGATTTTCTTGAGTCGCCGCCGACCACGGAATCCGCCGAGGCCGCCGGCAACGGTGGCCCGGAGTGCCTCGTCGAGGTCGTCCAGGCTGGAGCCGGAGGAAAGCATATCCAGTACGGCGGGGAGCCGGAGCGCGTAGGCCAGGTCACGAGCGACCTCGCCGGCCTCGATCAGCAGTGTCGAGTCCCAGACGTCGTGCCCGCCGCGCAGGTTCTCCACCACCAGGTCGAGCTCGTAGGAGTCCTCGTCGAGCGGGGCGACGTCGGCCGGCGTGATCCGCTCGACGAGCGTGTCCCAGGTGTCCAGATCGGCCAGGTCGTTCGGCGCGCCGGACCTGACGAATGTGACGAGCGCCTCAGGACTCTTGAACAGCAGCAGCTTGCCCCGGTGGGTGAGGAACGCCGGCACCTCCTCGCCGTCCTCCTCCGCCTCGGCGGCGGCCGGCTCGCCGTCGGAGTCGTCGGCGTCGGTCTTGCCGTCCCGCTCCGCCTCCTCCTTGTCGGCCTCGGCGAACTGGTCGGCGACCTCCTCGTCGAGGATCACGACCGTCTCGTCCTCGTCCTCCTCGTCGACCTCGGCCCGCCGGGACCGGCTGGCGAAGAGGTCGTCCTGCTCGCGGTCGGCGATGTCGGTCGGGGTCAGCTCGCTCGCCGGCCGGTACGCCCGCAGGGTGAAACCGGCACCCGACGGCAGGGCGATCTCGACCGGATCGATCCGGACCTCCTCCCAGAGCGACCGGTTCGGCGCGCCGGACGTCGCCGGGGCGTCCTCGGTGCCGGCGGTGTCGTCACTGGTTCCCGGGGAGTCGGCCTCGACCTGCCCGGGGTCGGCGACCCCGTCGCTTCCGGCGGACTCGTTGCCCGGCTCGTCGGTTTCGGGCCGGTGGGACGACTGGCGGGCCACGCTGACCTCCGTGTGCGCTCGATATGGGCACCCGACCCGGCGAGGGTTGCCGGCGGATCGGTGACTCTGCGCACACACCCTAGTAGGCCGGCGGCGAACGTGGACGCCGGCACCCCGTTGGAGTTTGCCGCGCATATTAGTAGTCTTGCTACCTATGAACGCCCAGGCGCTGCACGGCCATCTCGATGCGCTGCTGCTCGCGGTGCTGGAGCGGGGCGCGCTGCACGGGTACGCCATCATCGAGGCACTCCGGGCCCGCAGCGGCGGCGTGCTCGACCTGCCCACCGGGACCATCTATCCGGCGCTGCGCCGGCTGGAGCGGGCCGGCTACGTCAGCAGCGCCTGGAGCACGGTCAACGGCCGGGAGCGCCGGACCTACGAGCTGACCGGTGCCGGGCAGCGTGCCCTGGTCGGCGAGCGGAGCAGCTGGCAGGAGTTCAGCTCGACGGTGGCCCGGTTCCTCGGCGGGCCGGAGACGCCCGGCGCACCCGCCTGAGCGGCAATCCATCGACCCGTGCGGGCTTCAGGAGCGGATCGCCAGGTAGTCGCGTTCGGCGCCGGTCTGGCGCAGCCACTGGTCGCGGTACCAGCCCGGTCGGGCGGCGAGTTCGGCGTGGTCACCCCGGTCGGTGACGCGGCCACCGTCGAGTACGACGATCTCGTCGTACCGGTCCAAATCGGACAGTCGGTGTGTGACGAGTACCACCGTGCGGTCCGGGCCGGCGTGCGCGGTCGCCGAGCCGAGCACCGCGTCCGCGGCGGCGGGGTCGAGACCCTCGGTCGGCTCGTCCAGCACCAGGACGCCGGCCGGGGCGGCGAGCAGGGCCCGGGCCAGCAGCAGCCGCTGGCGTTGCCCGCCGGAGAGCTGACCGCCGTCCTCGCCGACCAGCGTGTCCCAGCCGGCGGGCTGCCGGCGTACCCAGTCCAGCAGGCCGGCCGCCGCGGCGGCGCCGGCCAGGTCGTCGTCGGTGGCACCGGCCCGGCCGAGCAGCAGGTTCTCCCGGATGCTGGCGTGGAAGACGTGCGCGTCGGCGAGCAGCCCGCCGACGATCCGGGGCAGCCGGTCGACGGGCAGTTCGGCGAGGTCGACGCCGTCGAGTAGCACCCGCCCCCGGTCCGGCCGCACCATCCCGGTCAGTACGCCGAGCAGGCTGCTCTTGCCGGCCCCGCTCGGCCCGACGACGGCGATCCGGGCGCCGGCCGGCAGGTCGAGGCTCACCCCGTCGAGCGCGGGCGGGCCGTGGCGGCGGTAGCGCAGGTCCACCCCGTCGACCCGGCAGTGCCACCGCCGGGCCGGGTAGCGGAGGTGTCGCGCCGCGTCGATCGGCTGTCGCGGGGTGTCGGCTGGCTGTCGCGACGCATCGGCTGGGACTGGGGCCGGGGTCGGGGCTGGGGCTGGGACTGGGGCTGGGGTCGGGGTCGGGGCGTCGCGGAGCAGGTCGGCGACCCGGGTCAGGCCGGTGCGCAGCCGGGTCCAGTGCCGTGCCGCGCCGACAAGTGCCAGGGCCGCCTCAACGGCGGCGAGCGTGCCGACCGCGAGGACCCCGACGAGTACGCCGGGCACCTCCGCCCGGAGCGCCACGGTCAGCACGGCGGCGCTGGTCGCACCGGCCACCAGTACCCCGAGCGCGTCCACCGCCCAGCCCACCGCCGCCGTCCGGCGTTCCAGCCCGGCCAGTTCGCGGGCCCGGGCGTCCGCCCGGTCCAGGGCCGCCCCGGTCGCGCCGAACGCGGCCAGGTCGGCGGCACCGGAGGTCAGGTCGACCGCATCCCCGGCGAGCGCGCCGCGCAACGGCGCCACCCGGGCGGCGGTACGCCGGGTGAGCAGCGCCGCCAGCACCGGCAGGGCGACCCCGGCTAGCAGCAGTCCGCCGGCCAGGGCCAGCCCGGCGAGCGGCTCGACGGCGGCGGCACCCGCCACGGCGAGCAGACCGACGAGCGCGGCGGCCGCTCCGGGCACCAGTACCCGGAGCAGCAGGTCCTGCACCGCCTCGACGTCCGAGACCACCCGGCTGAGCAGGTCGGCGGAGCGCTGCGTGCCGGCGGTACGCCGGGCCGCCAGCGCGGCGAAGACGCTGGCCCGGACCTCGGTGACGACCCGCAGTGCCGCGTCGTGTCCGGCCAGCCGTTCGGTGTAGCGCAGCACGCCCCGGCCGATCGCCAGGGCGCGTACCGCGACGATCGCGACGGTGAGGGTGTCCAGCGGCGGCCGGCCTGCGGCGCTGATCAGCAGCCAGGTCGCGGTCGCCAGCAGGGCGAGCCCGGCGAGTTCGGTGCCGGCGGCGAGCAGGCCGGCGCCGAGCAGCCGACCGAGGTACGGGCGGGCCAGCCGCCAGACGGTCCGTTCGGGGCGCAGCCTCACGCCACCACCTCCCGGGGCGCGTCCTCGGGCAGCCTCGCCGGTCCCGGGACGCCCACCGGGCCGGATCCGGCGGCCGGCTCGGAATGCGGAGGTGCGGGTGGGTCGGCGTGGGCGGCCGGGGCCTCCTCGGTGACCCGGCCGTCCTCGACCCGGAGCACCCGGTCCGCCTCGGCCAGCAGCGTCGGGCGGTGTGCCACCAGCAGTGCCGTACGCCCCTCGACCAGTCGCCGGGTCGCCGCGAGTACGGCCGCCTCCGCGCCGGCGTCGAGCCGGGCGGTGGGCTCGTCGAGCAGCACGATCGGGGCGTCCCGGAGGAAGGCCCGAGCCAGTGCGACCCGCTGCCGCTGGCCGCTGGACAGCCCGTGGCCGCGCTCGCCGAGCCGGGTGTCCAGGCCGTCTGGAAGCCCGGCGACGACCTCGGTCAGGTCGGCGTCCCGGATCGCGTCCCGGACGGCCGCCTCGGGCGCCTCCGGCGCGCCGAGTCGGATGTTGTCGGCCAGCGAGGTGCCGAACAGGTGGGCCCGCTGCGGTACCCAGGCCAGCTGCCGGCGCCAGCCCGCCAGGTCAAGGGTCGCCAGGTCCGTGCCGTCGACCGTGATCCGCCCGTCGCTCGGGTCGACGAAACCGAGCAGCAGGTGCAGCAGGGTGCTCTTGCCGGCGCCGCTCGGACCGATGACGGCGATCCGCTCGCCGGGCCGGATGGTGAGGGTGACGTCCCGCAGCGCGGTGGTGCGCTCGTACTCGACCGTGACCGACTCGAACCTGATCTCCCCGGGCCGCCCCGGTTGGCCGGCGGGCGGTAGCTGGCCGGCGCCGGATGCTCGGTGGCCAGCGCCGGATGCTCGGTGGCCAGCGGCGGATGCTCGGTGGCCAGTAGCGGGTGACCGGTCGGCGGATGGCTGGCTGGCGGGGGATGGCTGGCTGGCGGCAGTTGGTCGGCTGGCGCTGGCGCTGGCGCTGGCGCTGGCGCTGGCGCTGGCGGTGGTGGTGGTGCTGGCGCTGGCGGTGGTGGTGGCGGTGCGTGACTCGGGGTCGAGCAGGGTGAGCGCCTCGTCCAGCGCGGCCAGTCCCTCCTGGCTGGCGTGGAACTGGCTGCCGGCGGCGCGCAGCGGCAGGAAGGCCTCCGGGGCGAGCAGCAGCACCAGCAGCGCCGTCTGGAGGGCGAGTCCTCCGCCGAGCAGCCGGAGGCCGATCGGCACCGCGACCAGCGCGACCGAGAGGGTGGCGACCAGTTCGAGCACCAGCGCGGAGAGGAAGGCGATCCGCAGCGTGCCCATGGTCGCGCGACGGTGCCGGTCCGCCATCCCGCGTACCACCGTGACCTGGGCGGAGGCGCGGCCGAACAGGTGCAGGGTGGGCAGGCCGCGCACCATGTCGAGGAAGTGGCCGCCGAGCAGTGCCAACCGGCGCCACTGCCGCTCGGTGGCGGCCTGGGCCTGCCAACCGAGGAGCGCCCCGAAGATCGGGACCAGGGGCAGGGTCACCGCGATGACCAGTGCCGAGCTCCAGTCGGCGAAGGTCAGCCGGGCGAGTACCGCCAGCGGCACCGTGACGCTGAGCACGAGCTGCGGCAGGTAGCCGGTGAAGTACCCGTCGAGCGCGTCCAGTCCGCGTCCGGCCAGGGTGGCGAGCTGCCCCGTACGCTGCCCGGACAGCCAGCCCGGCCCGCGTCGGCCGACGCCGTCGAGCAGTTCGGTGCGGAGGGTGGCCTTTACCGTGGCCGCGGCGCGGGCCGCCACCGTGCCCTGTGCCCAGAGCAGGGCCGCCCGGCCGGCCACGCTGGCCAGGAAACCGGCCAGGGCGGCCCGGTCGAGTCGCCCGCCCGCCGCCTCGGCCAGCACCGTGGCCAGCGTGGTGGCCTGGGCGATCACCAGGCCGGCGGCGGCGACGCCGAGCCCGGCGAGCAGTCCGAGGTGACGCCGCGCGCCGGGAACCCGGCGCAGCAGGCGGGGGTCGAACGGCCGGCGGCTCACCGGTGTCCGGGCGGCGTCGGGGTCGGCTCGTCCGGCAGCAGCACGTTCGCGGCCCGGAACGGTGCCGGTGGCGCCGCGCTGTCCGACCGGCGTGGCCGGCGACCGTCGAAGACCCATATCCCACGCATCTCTCGGGGCAGCTTCCGTTCCTGGGGCAGCAGCTTCCGTGACAGGGCCAGTTTACTACGGGATGTAGTAATGGCCCGGCGGCTCAGTGCAGGAACAGCGACACCGGCAGCGCGACCAGGGTCGTCGCCAGCGCCAGCGCGGCCACCCCGGGCAGCCGTCCCGGCCGGCGGGCGTCCAGTAGTCGCTGCACCCGGGCGTCGAGTTCGCCGTCGGCGACCCCGAGCGCGCCGGCCGGGGTGACCCGGGAGCCGGCGCTGGCGAACCGGAGCAGCGCGGCGGCGAGCGGGGCGTCGGCGTGCAGGCGCCGGGCCTTGTCGTCGGCCCGCATCTCCACCAGCAGGGCGACGGTGTCGTGTGCGGCGCGTACCCACCGGACGCCGGGGAGGGCCCGGCAGAGCGCGGTGAAGGGGAGCAGCACCAGGTCGTGCCGCTCGTCGGCGTGCGCCCGCTCGTGGCTGAGTACCGCCGCGAGCTGCGCGCGGTCGAGCAGGCTCAGGGTGCCGGCGCTGACCACCACCTGCGGGCGTACCCCGGGCAGGCAGTAGGCGGCCGCGCTCGGGTGGTCGAGTACCAGGGCGCCGGGCGCGGCCGGGTCGTCCCGGGCCACCAGGGTCAGCAGGTCCCGGTGCCGGCGCTGGGCGCGCAGCGCGCCGAGCAGGCTCCGGGCCGTCGAGCCGAGCAGCACCACCGCCACGCCGACACCGACGCCGACCAGGCCGAGGTGCAGCACACCCAGGCCGGCCGGCAAATCGCCGCCGCCGAGGAGGTCACCGGCGAGCGACCGCAGCGCGGAACCGGTGCCCTGGCCGTACGGAGCGAGCCCGAGCGAGATCGGCAGGCCGATCGCGGAGAGCCCGAGGGCGAGCCCGACGAACTGCCAGCAGACGATCGCGATCCGGGGACTGTGCCACGCCCAACCGGCGCCCAGCCGGCCGGACCGGGTCAGGACCTGGGCGGCGAGATAGCAGGCCAGGGCGGCGAGCGCGAAGTGTGTGGCGTAGAGCATCGGCTCAGCCCCGCCGCTTCGCGGTGTTCGGCCGGTCGGTCGTCGCCACGGGGTCACCGGGTGTCGTCGGGAGCCGCGTCGGGTCCGACCCGGGCTCGTCGGCCAGCGCCGCGCGCAGCACCTCGGCCTCGGTCCCGGTGACCGAGCGGGCGAACCGGACCAGTGCGGCGTCCCGGCTGCCGGCCAGGTCCAGGGCGTCGAGCATCAGCCGGGCGATGTGCGCCTCGCGGCTGGCGGCCGGCCGGTAGCGCCAGGCCCGCCCCTCCCGCTCGCGCTCGACCATGCCCTTGCCGGCCAGCCGGTCGAGCACGGTCATCACCGTGGTGTAGGCCAGCTCACGGTCCCGCAGCGCCTCGGCCACCTCGCGGACGGTCGCTCCGGCGCCGGTGCCCCGGTCCCAGAGCACGTCCATCACCGCACGTTCGAGATCACCGAGTCGCGTCACGCGGCAATTCTACTACCTGCTGTCGTATAGTTGCCGACCTCGTCGGTCCCGTCCACACCGCGTCTAGCCGCCGGCTTTCGTCGGACGGCCCTGACGGTGACGCCGGAAGAGTGACGCGGGTGACGGTCGATGCGTCGTGGACAAGTTGGGTTGGACTTCACGCTGCGGACCGGCCCCATGTGGCGCTGCTCAGCCACGAGAACACGATCCGGCAGAGCGGTGTGATCCCCGGCTGCCCGGACCTGTTGGCGCCGGTTGACGATCTAGCCGCTGGCATCGCCGCGCACGGTAATCTCTGTCTAATGATTTCGCGGCGGAGGACGAGTGCGGCATGAAGAGAGTCGGACCCGATGTCGAGGGGCACCTGGTCGATCTTGAGGATGTCCCGTTGGCTCAGGTGCTGCTGCTCGACGAGGACGAGACCGTCCTGGCCAACTCGATCCGGAGGGTCATCGATGCGGCCCAGCGGCACCCCCAGGACACCGTGGCAGCGTTCAACAACTACATCTGACGCGCTGCTGGCAAGGTGAGCTGGAACAGTGCGGTCGATTCCGACAGGGTTGTCGGTACGCCGGTTCGGCAGGTGTTGCTCAAGGTCCATAGCCGCTGCAATCTGGCCTGCGACTACTGCTACGTCTACCAGCACGTCGACCAGACCTGGCGGAGCCGGCCGAAGGTCATGTCCCGACCGGTGGTCGAGATGGCGGCGAGGCGGATCGCGGAACACGCCCGGCGGCACGAACTCGCTCGCATCACCGTGATCTTCCACGGTGGCGAGCCGTTGCTGGCCGGCCCGGACCTCCTCGACCACGCCGCCCGCGTCCTGCGGGCCACCGTCCCGGCCAGTACCGCAGTGGACCTGCGGATCCAGACCAACGGGGTGCTGCTGGACGAGGCGTTCCTCGACATGTTCGCAGAGCACGACATCCGGGTCGGTGTCAGTCTGGACGGTCCGGCGGTGGCGAACGACCGGCACCGGGTCTTCGCCGGTGGCCAGGGGAGCCACCGGGCGGTCGCGCGAGCGCTGCGCCGGCTGCACCAGGAGCGCCACCGCCACCTGTACGGCGGGATCCTGTGCACCGTCAACCTGGAGAACGATCCGATCGAGGTGTATCGGAGCCTGCTCGCCTTCCACCCGCCCCGGCTGGACTTCCTGCTGCCGCACGGCAACTGGACCACGCCACCGCCGGGCCGGCGAACCGACACCACCGACGCTCCGTACGCCGATTGGCTCGTCCGGATCTTCGACGACTGGTACGCCACCCGGCCGCAACGGACCGGCATCCGGCTGTTCGAGTCCATTGTCGACCTGCTGTTGGGTGGGCGCAGCGGCAGCGAGGTCGTGGGGCTGAGCCCGAGCGACCTGATCACCGTGGAGACGGACGGGGCGATCGAGCAGGGCGACGCGCTGAAGACCACCGAGGAGGGCATGGCGGCCACCGGCCTGCACGTGGCCTCGGCCTCCTTCGACGAGGCGATCGAACAGCCGGGTATCAGCGCCCGGCAGTCTGGTCTGGCCGGGCTCGCGCCGTCCTGTCGGTCCTGCCTGATCGTCCGGGTATGCGGCGGCGGCCTGTACGCCCATCGCTACCGCGCCGGAAACGGATTCGACAACCCGTCGGTGTACTGCCCGGACCTGACCCGCCTGATCCTGCACATCCGCGCCCGGCTGAACGCGGAACTCTCGGCGCTGCGTCGTCCGGGCGCCGACTGATCGACCGGACGCACGCTCCCGGAGATGTCGACCGCACGCTCCCAGGACCATCGGCCCCAGGCTCTTGGCACGGTCAATTGCCGGCTCTCAGAACTGGAGCAGATCGAACTCGCATTCCGATCGACCTCGCGCGAGTATCGCGGCGGTCAGGGGATGTTCCCGGCCGACACTCTGACTGGCCCGTGCCAGCAGATCGGCCCGGAACTCCACCAGCCCGTCGACGTCCCCCAGCGCGGTCCGGCTCGCGGCCAGATTGCACCCGGCTGTCAGCAGATCCGGGTGCATCTCGCGGAAGATGCGGCCCATCGCGTCGTACACCTGCCGCTCGGTCGTGAGCGCCGCAGCGGGGTCGCCGGCGGCGAACCGGACATTCGCCGCGATCACCGAACATTGCAGGGTGTACGGATGGTCTTCGTTCAACCCGGACCGCACGTGGGAGTGGGCGGTCGTGGCAGCGCGTTCGTGGTGGCGTTGTCCACGATGCGGTTGGCGAGGATGCTGACGGCTTCGATGTACTCGTCCTCGTTGCGGCGCAACCGCACAAGCTGGCGCAGCCCGTCCCGCCGGTAGGCCTCGCTGAACACGTCCCGGTCGTACTGCACCGCCTGGACCACCTCCGGGACGTGCCGCGGCGGCAACCAGAGGACGGGGAGCAGCGCCGCCGAGCGGGCGCCGCCGGTCGCCTCGTGCCGCCCCACGCGGTCCGCGAAGATCTGCCATTCGCGGCCGCACGGTCCGCTTGCGAAATACCGGGGCGAAAAGAGGGCCACGAACGAAGACGCGTTGACCAGGGCATCCACCAACGTAGCCGACCAGGTGGCGCCGATCTCAATGCTGTTCTTGTCGAAAAATCCCACCTCGGCGTTGCTTGCCATCCCCGCCCGGACCCGGACCTCAGCGCAGAGGTCACGGTAGAACCCCTCCACGTAGGGGTCGTCGTCGCTGCGTGCGTAGCTGAGAAAAGAGGTGCAGACGGTGCGGGACACCGGCCTGCTCCGCGGTCACCCGAGCGACCCCCCGTCCTGCCGTTGTGAGGGTTAGTTAGGGATGCGGATCTGAACGCGTCACGCGTACATCCGCACCAGACATCATGCCTGCCCGCTGGACGAATGCGTAGTGATGGGGAACGGGATAAATCGGTGCGCTCGTCATGATCCTAATGTGCCCGCGCTGACCTGGGGTGATTCACATTCTCGGTACTCAGTTGATCGGGGGCTCTCGTGCCTGTCTCTGGTGGCGACCGTGCGGTAGCAAGGAGGTTGCGGCTTCCGGTCACGCGGCCGGAGCCACCCGGGAGGTGCGACTTGGATCAAGAATCCTTCGGTCCGGTGCCACCTGCGCCTACCCGCCGGTTACCCCGGCCTGGTTGTATCGCGTGTTGCGGTCGTGCCGCTGGTAAGTCCAGAATGGAACCCGCTGCGTTGGCGCGGCTTCGCGGCAAAATGATCTAGGAAACCCGACAAGATGAACCACCCTGTCCGAGGAGGAGCTGTTGACACAGTTCTTCCTCAGTCGTGCTGTGGGTGACGACGACAGCTACGCGATCCGCTTCTTCCACGACCTGTCGATCAGGGTCCGAGAGCTCTCGGGCGTGGACAGCGACGTCGGATTCGTCGAGTCGGTGGAGAGTGGCGGTCGTTCGCCCTGGTCGACGGCGGCTCGCGACGCGCTGACCAGCTGTCAGGTATTCGTCGCCCTCTGCT is from Micromonospora sp. WMMD1102 and encodes:
- the fxsA gene encoding FxSxx-COOH cyclophane-containing RiPP peptide; amino-acid sequence: MKRVGPDVEGHLVDLEDVPLAQVLLLDEDETVLANSIRRVIDAAQRHPQDTVAAFNNYI
- the cydD gene encoding thiol reductant ABC exporter subunit CydD, coding for MSRRPFDPRLLRRVPGARRHLGLLAGLGVAAAGLVIAQATTLATVLAEAAGGRLDRAALAGFLASVAGRAALLWAQGTVAARAAATVKATLRTELLDGVGRRGPGWLSGQRTGQLATLAGRGLDALDGYFTGYLPQLVLSVTVPLAVLARLTFADWSSALVIAVTLPLVPIFGALLGWQAQAATERQWRRLALLGGHFLDMVRGLPTLHLFGRASAQVTVVRGMADRHRRATMGTLRIAFLSALVLELVATLSVALVAVPIGLRLLGGGLALQTALLVLLLAPEAFLPLRAAGSQFHASQEGLAALDEALTLLDPESRTATTTASASTTTTASASASASASASASRPTAASQPSPASQPSADRSPATGHRASAAGHRASGAGHRASGAGQLPPAGQPGRPGEIRFESVTVEYERTTALRDVTLTIRPGERIAVIGPSGAGKSTLLHLLLGFVDPSDGRITVDGTDLATLDLAGWRRQLAWVPQRAHLFGTSLADNIRLGAPEAPEAAVRDAIRDADLTEVVAGLPDGLDTRLGERGHGLSSGQRQRVALARAFLRDAPIVLLDEPTARLDAGAEAAVLAATRRLVEGRTALLVAHRPTLLAEADRVLRVEDGRVTEEAPAAHADPPAPPHSEPAAGSGPVGVPGPARLPEDAPREVVA
- a CDS encoding BlaI/MecI/CopY family transcriptional regulator, producing MTRLGDLERAVMDVLWDRGTGAGATVREVAEALRDRELAYTTVMTVLDRLAGKGMVEREREGRAWRYRPAASREAHIARLMLDALDLAGSRDAALVRFARSVTGTEAEVLRAALADEPGSDPTRLPTTPGDPVATTDRPNTAKRRG
- the cydC gene encoding thiol reductant ABC exporter subunit CydC, giving the protein MRPGGRPGTGEAARGRAPGGGGVRLRPERTVWRLARPYLGRLLGAGLLAAGTELAGLALLATATWLLISAAGRPPLDTLTVAIVAVRALAIGRGVLRYTERLAGHDAALRVVTEVRASVFAALAARRTAGTQRSADLLSRVVSDVEAVQDLLLRVLVPGAAAALVGLLAVAGAAAVEPLAGLALAGGLLLAGVALPVLAALLTRRTAARVAPLRGALAGDAVDLTSGAADLAAFGATGAALDRADARARELAGLERRTAAVGWAVDALGVLVAGATSAAVLTVALRAEVPGVLVGVLAVGTLAAVEAALALVGAARHWTRLRTGLTRVADLLRDAPTPTPAPVPAPAPTPAPVPADASRQPADTPRQPIDAARHLRYPARRWHCRVDGVDLRYRRHGPPALDGVSLDLPAGARIAVVGPSGAGKSSLLGVLTGMVRPDRGRVLLDGVDLAELPVDRLPRIVGGLLADAHVFHASIRENLLLGRAGATDDDLAGAAAAAGLLDWVRRQPAGWDTLVGEDGGQLSGGQRQRLLLARALLAAPAGVLVLDEPTEGLDPAAADAVLGSATAHAGPDRTVVLVTHRLSDLDRYDEIVVLDGGRVTDRGDHAELAARPGWYRDQWLRQTGAERDYLAIRS
- a CDS encoding M56 family metallopeptidase, whose product is MLYATHFALAALACYLAAQVLTRSGRLGAGWAWHSPRIAIVCWQFVGLALGLSAIGLPISLGLAPYGQGTGSALRSLAGDLLGGGDLPAGLGVLHLGLVGVGVGVAVVLLGSTARSLLGALRAQRRHRDLLTLVARDDPAAPGALVLDHPSAAAYCLPGVRPQVVVSAGTLSLLDRAQLAAVLSHERAHADERHDLVLLPFTALCRALPGVRWVRAAHDTVALLVEMRADDKARRLHADAPLAAALLRFASAGSRVTPAGALGVADGELDARVQRLLDARRPGRLPGVAALALATTLVALPVSLFLH